In a genomic window of Desulfobotulus pelophilus:
- a CDS encoding sigma 54-interacting transcriptional regulator, translated as NMQVKLLRAIEGGGFIPVGSDRLHKPDLRIIGATNRNLMELVRKRMMREDFFYRINIIPIHLPPLRDRGEDLTLLIYHFMEYYGADKRVPSIPPNIMAMLQAYTWPGNIRELQNVIQRYVTMNRIDLPGQPDMEDMDPLTIQDTDYSGNPISLKDAVDHFEKIFIEKALKKNRWKKTITAEGLGIHRKTLFRKMRELGIPD; from the coding sequence TCAATATGCAGGTGAAGCTTCTGCGCGCCATAGAGGGTGGAGGTTTTATTCCTGTGGGAAGTGACAGGCTGCATAAGCCGGATTTGCGGATTATCGGTGCCACTAACCGGAATCTGATGGAGCTGGTGAGAAAACGCATGATGCGTGAAGATTTCTTTTATCGTATCAATATTATTCCCATACACCTCCCCCCGCTCCGTGATAGGGGAGAGGACCTTACCCTTCTTATTTACCATTTTATGGAATACTATGGGGCTGATAAACGGGTACCTTCCATACCGCCCAATATCATGGCCATGCTTCAGGCTTACACCTGGCCCGGCAACATCCGGGAACTGCAAAATGTTATTCAGCGGTATGTGACCATGAATCGTATTGATCTTCCCGGCCAGCCGGATATGGAGGATATGGATCCGCTTACCATACAGGATACGGATTATTCGGGAAACCCCATCAGTCTCAAGGATGCGGTGGACCACTTTGAAAAAATTTTCATTGAAAAAGCCCTGAAAAAAAATCGCTGGAAAAAAACAATTACAGCGGAAGGTCTTGGGATACACAGAAAAACACTTTTCAGAAAAATGAGGGAGCTGGGGATTCCGGACTGA